AGTAGGAACAtctatgtttttatttttatatatatttctttttggagCGATCTCGTGATAATGTTATTGTCCTAAACTGCAagttttcatttctgtttccGATTTTGTTATCAGTAGGCGTTGCCGCACTGGATTGATACTGTTCCTAGTTCATGTCAATCAGATTTGTAGTCACTCCTCCCCCCGTCTGTGTATAGTTTTATTAACCTTTAAATACTTTGGTCTGTTTTAAATTCACGCACTCTACGATCAAAGAGCAAAATTAGTTCTGTAGTGTATAGGGTAGAGCTATTAGCTTTTGGATATATTATAGAATAGAGATTAAGAGTTATCATCCCCACACGCAAGATTGAGGAATTGGATCCGGGCAAGAGGTTTAGAAATCAATCTAAAACTCATTTTGGATGATAACACGATGACTAATTCATGCTTTATATTACTTATGTGAGACGAAAAAATGACATCTTTGTAGCAGAATGATGAAATTAGCATTACCATGCATGAGGAAACGTTGTATTCTTCAAGTATTTTGAGCTCTAGATGGGATGGTTTGATAGCCATTTTTTTGgttataactaaaatttccATTTTGCCTAAAGATGTATTATGCAGTCTTGGCGTCAGACGAGACCAAATTATGGATGGGTCTCGAGTTTTTGTTAACTTTGATTGAAGTATCGTTTGcatattcatttatatgataaaTGACTTGAATTAGTTGATTGATCGGTGAAAAGTGCCTCCATGTTTGTTGATGAACATGTGGATGTGGATGTACGTGATTCAGTCGTAAACTTGTTATTTTACTCTCTGGATGCAGGTACGCACAGCAGTACAAGGAGAATGAAAAGTTGTCTCACAGGTACTGAAAGCGCCTGGACCTTGAAGAAGTCAAAATGGAGCTCTGATTTCTTAGGCTATGAGGATGTGCTTTTATTTTGAGGAACATTTTCTCACTTGTTTGTTGGNttttttttttttttttttttttttgtcgatCAGTGTTACACGCATTGGAATGATGCGAACTGATGCGTAATCGCCACCCTCTGCAGACTTCTCAATACCAACCAAACTTTTAAGGCTCTGATTAGATTCCATGATATCAAAGTATCAacctttttttcccctccATTTTCTCCTCTTTATATTAATTACCTTCATCCTCCCTATTATGCTCCTGATTCGTTAAATCACCAAAATTCAGTACTATGTTAGTGTGATAcacctttttttaatttaaaatttgaattgaaaaatgatgtgtGATCTAATAAAATGTTCTAGAAGAGAAAATTCAGCGTGTGAATGTTTGAAAGAGATGCAATGGTGGTACTCCCATGGATAGTGACTCAAAAAATGGCCCAAGACTGTGTTTTTATTGATCATTTgtcaaattaatcaaatttaaatattcatcaaaataatattgattGTTTCAAATGACTTGAAAAGAATTTTCTCTTCAGAATTTAGGTCATAAGGTACTATATATTTAGGTTATAAGGTATTATATATATGGCTGCAagtttttcttctccattttaCCCTTAATATAATATATCNtttaaaaaaaaaaaaaaaaaaaaaaatctgaattttagatttatctattttatgtttcaagtttgaaattgaaacaatagggtttattataatttttggcGGTACACGTGGCGGCTAGATTGACCAGAAGTCTGTCCATAAAAATTCCCAAATAGTCGCACATAAACCAAtccattcctgtacggctctACCCAAGTCTGCTCCTCCCGCGATCGCGCGGCTAGACTTGTACGGGGATGCCTCGCTATACAAACGAGCCCCCTGCGGTTCGCGTCTATACGATTTGCGATGAGTCAAGGTCTACTCCGCTTCTCTTATTTCTCCTTTACGGAATCCAAGATCTATGCGNtttttttttttttttttttttttttgtgaaatccTGCAGGTATTTGATTGTGAGAAACGTTCCGGCATTGGGTTGCGGAGATGAGCTGCTCAAACTGTTCTCCTCCTATGGAAACCTTGAAGAGTACTCTTTTcgtttcccttctttcttctatAATCATCTTTACATCCTTTTTCTGTAGCGCGTTATGTTAGTTTACCTCAACTGCGACATGTATTGCCATTTCATCTTGAAAGCAGTGTCGGATTGGTTTCTGATAATTTCATATGCCTCTCTTAAGAATATTCAACACCTCTTATGCCTACATATTTTCCTTCTGTCTTATTTCATACTCCGACAGGTGTAAACCGATGGATGCAGAAGAATGTGATGAATTCACAGACGTTTATTTTGTCAAATTTCATTTGGTCAGCAATGCCAGGTAATTTCAGCTTGGTTGTGGTTCTCTTTTGATCAAAATAATGCGTTATTGAGCCCCTGTATTTGAaccataatattttaacttttaggtttgctaaaagaaaattggatgaGTTTGTTTTCCTTGGTAACCGGCTGCAAGTCTCCTATGCTCCTGACTTTGAAAGTTTGCTTGATACAAAGGAAAAGCTAGAAGTTAGGAGACGAGAAGTTTTAGCACGATTGGATTGTAAGTTTGTGTTTGCGCAAAAAGTAGGCTTTGGCATATTTTGTGTATGATAGGAAGATGTTGTTTTAGGAGGAAATGGTGTTTCCTTCCAATAGTTCACTTTTAAGCATGTTATAACTTTGCTATCAGCTGGAAGACCAAGAGGATCTGCCGTTAATTCAGCAACCACGAAGTTTACAAATCCTTCTCATTCTCATTATACTCTTGAACAGAAGAACTCTCTTGAAAAGAGGTATAAGCAGAATGAAAATTTGCAGTTTCTCCAATCTCGACATAGTTTAAACTGTCCTTTTTTGGTAGGAATTATGCAGATGCAGCACTCAGTTCCAATCCACATGTGTCTCAAATAACAAGAGTTTCCTCTGACCAGGTTtgttatcataattttttttccttcccttgTCATCTCACCTTTTATGTTATGATTATTAACAAAGCTAGGAATCATTATTCTGTGTTTGTTTAGTTTATGCTTTCTCTTGTACTTGATGTATTTGGACGTAGTTCCATTACATGCTGCAATACGGGTAGAAGGAGTTAAATCCAACAGGTTGCACGATTACTTTGAAAGGCAAATGAATGTGATAGGTTGCAAGCACGAAATTAGATAATCTCTTTATTTGTAATTAGGCAAGTATATGCCTTTTGCTTGCTCTTTTGCTGatcaattcaaataaaatagtgGGGTGATCTGCAATCAACGTAGTGTTATTTTACTTGATTGGAGGCTCTTCTTATATGCTGCCTCCTTTTGTGGAATCTCTTTTTTGTATGTCTTtatattctttcttcttctttttgttcttttccctaatgaaagttcgatttctcatcaaaaagaagaaaaaaatttatttatcatcAACGTAGTCATGCCAATAGGCTAACAATACTAACGACTGACTCCATAACTTGCCCCATCTATCATGAATGGTAGGTACATAGGTTATTCAGTGACTATTATATTctcatttttggtttttttcatttcctcATTGTGTTTTTCAAGAATTCGAACTAACGTGTCAATAGTTGTAATATAGTAACCATCAATTCCTCAATAACAGAGTTCTCAAGTATTGGTGCTTTAAGTCTCTCATTAATGCATAGTTCACCGAGTTGTTAGACTTTTGACCTAAAATGTCTTTTGCATCTTGGGCCAGATTTGTGTGTtgaaaagatttaaaacaaatgaCACCGTTTATTTGGCTAAGAATACCAAACCACTTGGCATTCCATTGGAGGTTACCCAAACATCaatatttgaatcaaaattCTACTCTAGGCTCCTCATCAAATTCATTGTTGAAGATATTTTCATCAGTTTTGACTACCTCTTCAAAATTAtctttagaattatttttctccaaattaCATACCCAATGCCACAAATTGTATTCTATTGAAGAGTGTAGTAGGCTTCTAACTCTGGGTAATGAAGAAGGTTGGAGAGGCCTACGTTTGTGTACTGATGGCTTGCACCTTGAATCAAAACGTGATTCAACTAAAAcaatagatataaattgtgGGCTCCTTGGGCTTGAGGACCTTGGAAATCAACTTGGCTTGTTATCCTTGCTATCAGACTGGTCGAAGGTTTAGATGACTGATATGTATCTCTAGTCTTTAGGgcttctttaaaatatatgttataatCTCACTTTAGAGAGAGAATAGAAATCAGGTTCACCTTCTTATGGTAGTTATTACACCATcggaaagaaatgaagaaaattagtCCTTGACATTCATTGCCGTCAGATTTCTTTACTGATAGTcgaactttattttcttttgcccTTTTTCTCTGGAATCAGGGATTTGAGTGAGGAGGGGAGAGAAAGGTCCAACTACGCATTGGAGAAATGAGCATGATGCAGTAGTGACTTTTCATTGAACTCAgatttgaagatttgaagataGAGTGGCTTAGTGTCCATATAGAATTTACATACATGCATATATACATGCGCACACATGCACACATACATGAAGCAAATGCCTCTTGGTGTGAATCAATGGTGAAGAAGATGCACTTTTGCAATGTAATAGATATTGACCTGGTGGGTGGAAATTAGGGGTAGGGgcttgattttcttttagatGAAGCAAGAGCTTGTTGGTGTGGAACAAGTGTGTAGTAGATGTTCGAGGACATGGTTTTGCATCCGAATGTGGAGAAAAGATTTTTTTGGTGGCAGGTCACACCACCCCCAATATCTCAACTCCATTCTTCGTTTGTGGTTATCCTTTATCTTTAGGAACAACctaagatattatatatatatatatatatatattgagttCAGGAACAACCAAGACTCTTCGATACCAGATTATTGCAATAAGATTTTGTGATTAAGTCAAAATTATCACAAGGGGAAACCACCGAAACTGTCTAAagtctaaattttttaattataaaaaaacttCCAAGATAAACCAAGTATGGGCTATTTAACTTACAAAAAGATAAGAATAACTAGTGAATCACGAATGAACTAATCAATAGAATTAACTAACTGACATTAACATCTAACTAATTATCTAATGCCTTTATAGTTTTCTTATTGACACACTTGTTAGTTGCAGTTGCAGTTATGTTCAGTATACTTTCATTTATCAGTTTCAGGTTATTAATAAGTGCCTTTTTTATCgtttttcctcattttttcCCTGAAATAAAATCATAGTCTTGTTAAGACGGGTAACCTTTTCCTGTAGGACCTCTTGACTTGATTCTGTAGATTATCTCTTCTTTGATTGTTTTCAAGTACGTTCTTCATTGTTAAGGTTTAATTCCCTTTGGTTAGCTGTAGAGCCATGTACTCTTTAGTTATATTTGTGAGTTTTGCcctattgattttttttgatGTACATGTCTGATTGATGTTGGTTGGCTGGCCCATCAGATAATGgcttttgaatcttcttgttTCTGGTTGAATGTATGGATTGAATGTTTGTGGACGTTACttcttttctatatatattccTGTCCTTGTTGCGTAGCCTGTTGTAGTTTTTCTTGTGGCTAAAAATGTCACTTTTTTCTCGTGTACAGGATTACTTCGCATCTGAATCTATGAATCAAACTGTGCATCTCGTCAGGGAAAAGCTTGAtaaggttaaaaaatttatatatatatcatatgaTCAATTCTCCACATTTGAGCACATTGTGATTTAATCATTGCTCACTAACTTTGTGCTCTAGATTCAATCATGCTGCGAACATCTGGAAGCTGGACCTGTGAGCAAGAGATCACGTGTGGACAATAGGAGAAGAATCTAATGCTTGCCGACCTTT
The nucleotide sequence above comes from Cucurbita pepo subsp. pepo cultivar mu-cu-16 chromosome LG11, ASM280686v2, whole genome shotgun sequence. Encoded proteins:
- the LOC111805020 gene encoding RNA-binding protein 48 — protein: MPRYTNEPPAVRVYTICDESRYLIVRNVPALGCGDELLKLFSSYGNLEECKPMDAEECDEFTDVYFVKFHLVSNARFAKRKLDEFVFLGNRLQVSYAPDFESLLDTKEKLEVRRREVLARLDSGRPRGSAVNSATTKFTNPSHSHYTLEQKNSLEKRNYADAALSSNPHVSQITRVSSDQDYFASESMNQTVHLVREKLDKIQSCCEHLEAGPVSKRSRVDNRRRI